Within the Oncorhynchus clarkii lewisi isolate Uvic-CL-2024 chromosome 2, UVic_Ocla_1.0, whole genome shotgun sequence genome, the region agaaggttgttggtcagggaggtgaccaagaatttgatgcactctgacagagttcctctgtggagatggaagaaccttccaggaggacaagcatctcagcagcactccaccaatcaggcctttatggtagactggccagacagaagccactcctcagtaaaaggcacatgacagcccacttggagtttgccaaaaggcacctaaagactctcacacaatgagaaacaagataatctggtctgatgaaaccaagattgaactctttggcctgaatgctaagtgtcacatctggaggaaaccaggaacCGCTCATCACCTGTCCAATACCatacctacagtgaagcatggtggtaacCTGCTCAGGACCGCAGACTacggcgaaggttcaccttccaacagggcaacaacccaaacacacagccaagacaaagcaggaatgGCTTTGGGACTTGAACTtgatagaacatctctggagatacgtgaaaatagctgtgctgtgatgctccccatccaaccaattgaatctattttagaataaggctgtaatataacaaaatgtggaaatagtcaaggggtgtgaatactttctgaatgcactgtatgtagttcATAAGGATGAATGACAGGATATTTGTGTCAATACACGAGTGAGAGACGGATTTATCTTATtgtgtcaatcactgtattctctaccaaaatgtggaaaaagacaaggtgtctgtatactttccgaatgtcACATCAGATATACAGTGCAAACTACATTTCGTATTTTCTTGTTTCAGTGATGGTCTTTTCAGTGTTTCCTACTTTGTACTCCCTGCACATTTTCATAAATGTCATAACAAGAGTTATTTTCTATAGGTATCACCAGAGAGCAATGGggattctgtctctctgtgtcacaaTGAGGAAGAGAACAGGAATCAACCAGCACATGGTGGCCCTCAAGTCCAGCTGTGTCGTTTCTACTCACAGGGACGGCACTGTAACTTTGGGAGGAAGTGCCGCTTCCTCCATCAAAGAGGAGATTACACCACCCTCACCCAGGGGAAGGTAGATAACTGGACAAAGCAAAGGTCAGAACAGGAGAACCAAAGAGGGACAGGTCCTCACAGCCACCCTGGAATCACACTGCCGAATCCAGTGGTTGACAGCCATGGAGATGTAGGCCACAGGCTGCCCTCCAAACCAAGGGCTGCTCCAACCAGAGTTGAGAGGGCCAACAATCGCCGGCCCTGTCGCTATTTTCTGTCTGGGTGCTGCACCATGGAAGATAGATGTCACTACTGGCACCCACCACAGTTTCCCCTAGTTGACGACCAGCCTGTAGGAGACGGAGGCAGGCCCAGGGTGCCCAATGCCCCCCCTCCCAGTGCCCTTCAGGTGGTCAAACTGAGTGACCTGACTGACAATATCACCAAACAGCTACGGGACACTGAGATCAAGCAGCTGATAAAGCGTTTTCCTAAAGAACAGCTTATTGTGCAGGAACGGAGTGACGGCCAAGTCACCTTCTACCGAGCCACAGTACAGCCCACTGATCCAGACTGGGTAAACATTGTCTGCATTATTCCAATCCACAATACAAGGCCTCACAGGCCATTCATTGTCTTTTATTGTTTCTACTATGATATAGTTTTATGAACATCATAGGAATGTTACAACATGGAAAATTGTGCATAAAAACATGCTGACTCACTCCTTATACTGTTTTACAGCCTTTTGACTTGAAAGACGTTGACATAATGGTGAGCTTTCCGGAAAAGTACCCACAAGAGGTAAACTAAAATCTTTGACCTACAAATCTCATCTGTTTGATTATAATCCTATTGTGTCTAGAGCTAAGACTCAAGGTgtacatttttttgttatttttttctccAGGTATTTACATTAGATATACCACTGGACCAGGACTTGCCATCAGTTATGGGAAGGTGAGAGaaactttattttattttcaatggcTTTACAGTCGGAATATAATAACACTTTGATAAGTTTTGATACATTTTTCTCAATGTGTCCGTCCACATAGACATGTTGtaacactcatctctctctctctctatatatatatatacagttgaagtcggaagtttacatacacttaggttggagccattaaaactcgtttttcaaccactccacaaatttcttgttaacaaactatagttttggcaagtcggttaggacatctactttgtgcatgacacaagtaatttttccaacaattgtttacagacagattatttcacttacaattcactgtatcacaattccagtgggtcagaagtttacatacactaagttgactgtgcctttaaacagcttggaaaattccccaaaatgatgtcatggctttagaagcttctgataggctaattgacataatttgaatcaattggaggtgtacctgtggatgtatttcaaggcctaacttgaaactcagtgcctctttgcttgacctcATGGGAAATGaggcctcagaaaaaaaaattgtagacctccacaagtctggttcttccttgggagaaatgtccaaacacctgaaggtaccacgttcatctatacaaacaatagtatgcaagtataaacaccatgggacgactcagccgtcataccgctcagaaaggagatgcgttctgtctcctagagattaacgtactttggtgcgaaaagtgcaaatcaatcccagaacaacagcaaaggaccttgtgaagatgctggaggaaacagatacaaaagtatctatatccaaagtaaaacgagtccaatatcgacataacctgaaaggccactccgcaaggaagaaaccactgctccaaaaccgccataaaaatgccagactacagtttgcaactgcacatgggacaaagatcttacattttggagaaaaagtcctctggtctgatgaaacaaaaatagaactgtttggccataatgaccatcgttatgtttggaggaaaaggaggaggcttgcacgccgaagaacaccatcccaaccgtgaagcatgggggaggaagcattatggtgtgggggtgctttgctgcaggagggactggtgcaattcacaaaatggatggcatcatgaggatggaaaattatgtggatatattgaagcaacatctcaagacatcagtcaggaagttaaagcttgtttgctttatggacaatgaccccaagcatacttccaaagttgtggcaaaatggattaaggacaacaaagtcaaggtgttggagtggccagcacaaagccacgatctcaatcctatagaaaatatgtaggcagaactgaaaaagcatgtgcgagcaaggaggcctacaagctgactcagttacaccagctctgtcaggaggaatgagacaaaattcacccaacttatcgtgggaagcttgtggaaggatacccaaaatgtttgacccaagttaaacacttcaaaggcaatgctaccaaatactattcgagtgtatgtaaacttctgaccaactgggaatgtaatgaaagtaatataataaaaacaaaagctgaaataaatcattctctttactactattctgacatttcacattcttaaagtaacgtggtgatcctaactgaccttagacaggaCATCTTTTCTAGgatgaaaactgagtttaaatgtatttggctaaggtgtatgtaaacttccgacttcaactgtgtggtgtgtgggtgtatgtatatgtccctttttcaggaccctgactttcaaagataatttgtaaaaatccaaataacttcacagatctttattgtaaagggtgtaaacactgtttcccatgcttgttcaatgaaccataaacaattaatcaacatgcacctgtggaacggtcgtaaAGGCacgaacagcttacagacggtaggcaattaattaaggtcacagttatgaaaacttaggacactaaagaggcctttctactgactctgaataacaccaaaagaaagatgcccagggtccctgctcatctgtgtgaaagtgccttaggcatgctgcaaggaggcatgaggactgcagatgaggccagggcaatacatttcaatgtccgtactgtgagacgcttaaaacagcgctacagggagacaggacggacagctgaacatcctcgcagtggcagaccacgtgtaacaacacctgcacaggatcggtacatccgaacttcacacctgtgggacaggtgttATAGTTTATGTATCCCAGTAATTGTGGCACAGATTGTGGTGATTAACCCATGGGAGTTTATATATATTGTGCACaactctttttattttatttttaaaaataggttatagTTTATTCGCTGTAATCAGCACCTCTACATACAATAATTGtctctgggtgtgcgccagctcatatttttttattcacaTAGGTATGTTGAACAAGCTTCACTGGAATGGCTACAGGCTAAACATGCCACCAATCAGCTGATGGGTAAGGTGGAGCTGCTCTTCCGGCCCTTCCTTCGCTGGTTGGATCGCAGCATGGAAAGACTGTTCACTGAGGGAGCCAGGCAGGTGAGACTAGACTGGTATTAAAACAGagttccatttatgttagtctaCTTAGTATGATATCCTTCTGGTAACCTCTGTTTTCCATGAGAGACTGTGGTAATGTTATGAATTCTCTGTATTGTATTagtttattttcttaaaactactTAATAACAGCAGCGTTCTAATCCTTTCTCTCTTTTAAATCTCTCCTCAGCTGAAAAAAGACATGGAGATAGCAAAGGCCGGAATTCAGTTTGTGCCATACCAGCAGCTCCAGGCAACCGTGTGCAAAGAGCCTGCCGCTGATGACATGCCTGACCCTGTCCTCCACACTGCAACTgatgaggagagcagaggaggagaagatgaggagTGGAAAAAACTATTGTACCCTggctgtgatgatgatgatggtggtgttagTGATGAAGAGGACCAGGGGAAGGTGGAGAATATTAAGCTCAGTGAGCCCCGCAGTGGAACAGAGGTGAAGCTGCTGGGCCTGAGGCTGGGAGAGGGCACGGCGACCGTGGTCGCCACACAGGTCACTGTGTGTCTGCAGTGCAGCAGGTGGAGCAGACAGACTGtccttcactgatgccatctactgtagcctactctgtATCTCAAATTTTCCCCTTGGAATATTGCTTATAGGAGGAAAGATTCAACTTAtctgcagtatttttttttttgtgttgatCGGACTTGGAGATGTGACAtaattgtgtgtctgtctggcctgtgtgtgttgtttgcAGGTGTAAGGTGACAGCAGACCTGACTCTAAATGGCAGGAACCCCTGCACGGCCCAGTGTGAGAAGTGTAACGCAGGGATCAGTGCTGCTTTCAGACCCAGCATGCTGCACCACTACAGTGACGTCCTGGGCTATCTGGACCTGGGCACTGCTGCTCCTGTGGACCTGGTCCTGCAGGACTGTGATTTGGTCATTGTCTGCCTCAACTGCTCCAAAGAGGGACCTGTGAAGGTCACCAACATTGCTCCATTCTTGTCTTATGATGATGAAAGTATTTATATCTGGGTGAAGTTTTGACCTAAGACGGTCTGTTCTGTTATTTGATTAGTCTGATTTTGTATATTATTTTGTCTGCAGAACCTTTTGTATGGCCAGAGCAAGGAGTTCAACTGTCAGCACTGTCACAGCAAACTCAGCATCCTGGTTGACAGCACACGATTCCAGTACATTCCGCCACGCAAAGAGAAAACCGGTCAGAAACATAGGCCTATAGTAGGATTTTAATGATGAAATATGGAAGAAAGTTAAACAGCTGGTTTGGCTATTCTGTCTGTAATACATAGTTGACTGTACTGTACAGGGCACAGTGACTCTTCACTGACCTATCGGCGTAACATAAGAGACCCTGCCATACAGATGGGGAAACCACTACCTGAGAAGGGATCCTGCAAACACTACAAACAGAGTCATCGCTGGCTCAGGTTTTTAGCCACCTCTTTCTCTTTAACATCATTTTGTGTTGCCAAAGTAAGCTTTGCTGATGAGTGACATCCCATGGGTGTGCTCTCAGGTTCTCATGCTGTGGCCGGGCCTACCCCTGTGACGTGTGTCATGACGAGGACCAGGACCACCCCATGGAGCTGGCCACCAGGATGATCTGTGGTCACTGCTGTAAAGAGCAGGTAAGCTGCCTGGATGGCTAGAGTAGTGCATCTCCATATGCTAGATTCCAACCCTAAACTGCTGTTGTCCTTACTTGTAGCCGTACAGCAATGGGAAGCCCTGTGTCAGCTGTGGAGGCATGATGACGAGAGGAGCCTACACCAGTCACTGGGAGGGAGGACTGGGCTGCAGGAGCAAAGTCAAAATGAGCAGGTACTATActgtacacgcacgcacactgaTGTCTAAACACAGCATCTtactttaaaaataaaatacattatatttttgttcaaaccTGATGAAATTGTGCATTCATAAAACTATTTTCTCTCATTTACAGAAATGATAAACACAAGTATGCcaacacaaacaaaacaattTCACGGAAAGCAGCCAGCGAAAAGAAATAATCAGAGACAACATGTTAGCATTATGGCAGTGGTTGATCAGGCCTGCTCTGTGTGATTCAAGAGCAACCCTTCTATCAATGCCTTATTGATTTCTAAAAAATCAACTATTGTAATGTTATCCAGCTGATGTGATTGGTGAGAAGTGTTAACATTGTTTTGAGGATTGAGCCCCGGTCCTGGAGT harbors:
- the LOC139372220 gene encoding uncharacterized protein; protein product: MERSPVNSVEVSPESNGDSVSLCHNEEENRNQPAHGGPQVQLCRFYSQGRHCNFGRKCRFLHQRGDYTTLTQGKVDNWTKQRSEQENQRGTGPHSHPGITLPNPVVDSHGDVGHRLPSKPRAAPTRVERANNRRPCRYFLSGCCTMEDRCHYWHPPQFPLVDDQPVGDGGRPRVPNAPPPSALQVVKLSDLTDNITKQLRDTEIKQLIKRFPKEQLIVQERSDGQVTFYRATVQPTDPDWPFDLKDVDIMVSFPEKYPQEVFTLDIPLDQDLPSVMGRYVEQASLEWLQAKHATNQLMGKVELLFRPFLRWLDRSMERLFTEGARQLKKDMEIAKAGIQFVPYQQLQATVCKEPAADDMPDPVLHTATDEESRGGEDEEWKKLLYPGCDDDDGGVSDEEDQGKVENIKLSEPRSGTEVKLLGLRLGEGTATVVATQVTVCLQCSRCKVTADLTLNGRNPCTAQCEKCNAGISAAFRPSMLHHYSDVLGYLDLGTAAPVDLVLQDCDLVIVCLNCSKEGPVKNLLYGQSKEFNCQHCHSKLSILVDSTRFQYIPPRKEKTGHSDSSLTYRRNIRDPAIQMGKPLPEKGSCKHYKQSHRWLRFSCCGRAYPCDVCHDEDQDHPMELATRMICGHCCKEQPYSNGKPCVSCGGMMTRGAYTSHWEGGLGCRSKVKMSRNDKHKYANTNKTISRKAASEKK